The nucleotide window ACCCAAGAGATCCACCATACAACCATACTGCTTGATATCCGGATTGATATTATGTACACTCTTCATGCTCGTAAAATATCTTTTCCCCTAGCTCTACGAACCCAGCATGGCAACATGCACTGAGGACTCCAATGAATGTGATTGCATGAAGCTTGATATGGCGCCTTTCCAAGTCTGAAAGTATTTGAAGAGACAACTTTGCATGTCCATGCATGGCCAACCCACATATAATTGCATTCCATGGAAAAACGGTAGATGCAGAATCTCTGACTTCGTAGAACACCTCTAAGGCAGTGTTGATGCTCCCACATTTGGCATACATGTCAATTATTGCAGCACTTAAATTGTCACTAATAGGGATGGAGTTACCACGCACATATTCATGggcccatcttctttcttttaatGTGCCTAAAGTAGCAATTGCAGAAAGAACAGTCACCATTGTTACTTCATTCAGTTGGATCCCACTAGCTACCATCCCATGGAATAGTTCCAATGCCAAATTAGGTTGCTCGTTCTGTGTGTAACCAGACATTATTGTGCTCCATGAAAAAACATCTCTCTCAGGCATCTCATTGAACAATTGCCTCGCTTGATCAATCATTCTATTCTGTATAAATCCTGAAATGAGAGCATTCCAAGAAGCAATACTACCGATTCCAATTGCAAACAAGCCTCACTGAGCATGCCACAAGCTGCATAAAAAAGGGTAACAGTTGCCTGTATAAAATCATAACAgtcaaaacccatcttcacaaTAGTACTGCGTAATTGCTGACCTTTGACAATCGCCATTGTTCTTCCACATGCAGAAATCAAATCGACCATCATAGCATCATTAGGTCCCAACCCTGTAGATGTTATCAATCGATACACCATGAAAGCTTCACTTAAATTCCCTACTCGAACATAACCATCAATTATAATACCCCACGAAACCACATCTTTATATGGGATCCTCTGAAACACCTCTTTAGCCAAATCAATAAACCCGGCTTTTGAATAAGCATTTAACATTACACTCCATGAAACCATATTCATCTCAGGCATCTCATCAAACAAAGCTCTCGCTTCAACTAAACTTGAACAAACACAATACATATGCAACAAATTGGTTGAAATAAGAACAAACCCATCAAACAACATCTTGATCACCAATCCATGAAGCGTTCTACAAACCCAAATCCCACCTAGATGTGAAAAAGCGGAGAACAAAGTTGCCAAAGTCACTTCATTAGGAACAACACCCACATTTCTCATCTGCTTATAAAGCTCAATCGCGTCAATCCAGCAATCATTTTGGACAAATCCCATGATCATAGTAGTGTACGACACACAACCTTTTGTAGGCATTACCTCAAACAACTTGCGGGAATCACCTAATTTTCCAGATTTCACATACCCAGCAATCATTATATTACAGGGCACAGGATCCGAACTGGCAGATAATTCAAACAAGGAattagcatcagctaaaaaccgACATTTTGCGTACATGTTAATCGAGCTGTTGCGGATGAAAGCGTTTGAATCAAGGCCGGATTTCAAAACAAGGCAGTGGATTTGTTGGCCTTGAAAGATAGACAAATGAGTCGAGCAAGATTTTAGAGCCGAAACCAAAACAAGCTCGTAATTGGGATCTTTCCGGTATGGTGTGGGATTGACGAAAGCAATGAGATGGAGAAGAGGGTTTTCTTGTTGCTGGGAAAATTAGGGGGTTTGGAGAGTTTAGGTAGATACCCATTTGAGAATGGACGCTGGTGAGACAAAAGGAGAAGAGATGAGAAAGCGGAAAAGATGTTTGGGTTTGGAAGACGAGATTATGAGACGAGACCATGAGAACAGAGATTCCAAACGGAATTTTTAAAGGATTTTGGAGGGAAACTACACGGGGTGATAGGACCATGGAAAAATAAGCCCTATCAAAATCACCGTTtttaatgattattattattagtatataataatgtatatataataataataaatataataaagttgcttaaaaaaaaatacatatatatatatatatatatatatatatatatatatatataaaataaagtttttcctaagaaaataaataaatataacaaaGGAGGTTAATGTTGTTTTGCCTATGACTTTTTATATTATTGCCACTTCCTATAATAAGAGAATCACATCAAATATttaacaataaaattattttttttactttttcaacATTATCtactataaaaaaatttaaatttaatttattataataaaaaatttatgataataattataacttaattaatattaaaaaaactaATAATCATAATCACATAGTATATAAATCAAtgtcaaatattaaaaataatatataatgtcCAACTAAGATTTTTTTCTCAGATTTATCAAATAATGttttaataactaaaatattagaagaaaaagaagaacaattatcttatttttattttttacttttatctttaattatatttattttttttatttgttttctttataTTTAAATGAATACCTTTTACAAATATTTCTTAAagcatattaaataaattaaatataaatataggaAATAGATTTTATTGGtatcttatatttattttttatttttatttttaattatgtttttttaatttattttctttatatttaaATGATTACTTTTTACAAATATTTCTTAAAGCATAttaagtaaattttttttaacagtaAAAGCACATtaagtaaattaaatataaagataGGAACCACCACATATCCGTAATATATCCAACCTAAACAATCATATACCAGACAACTGCAACTTATCATCACATGCTAAATCCCCAGGTGTATCCAAGACCAAGACTACTACTACAAAGGCTCTTCCTATCCTGAGTAAATATCCCAAACTATACCCACACCCCCATCcccaaaaataaaacaaaaaggaattgcttttttttttttttgccaattATGAGTGCCATCAGTCAGGATCATTAAGGCATTAAAGAAACCCACATTTTTAGAAAAGAAAGTTAATCCCACGTACATCAGGGTATAAAAATAAAGGATGAAACAAACAAGAGCACGACTAATAACAAATCCAATATTTAAGCAAACAAATATCTATTTGGCatatgtaatatttatttatttattcccaTTAAACTTGTATATTCTTCCAGAAATGAGATGAAGTCACTATTGAGTTTGGTATATTCTTTTAGAGACAAGAACTTTCTCCCAAGGAAATGCAGATACAGAAACTTCCAGACCATGggattagaaaatttgttctgatGAAGAGTACACCCCTTCTAGAGAAGAAGAGAGAAGTCAAATCTGGAAGGTGAACTAGATAGTAAATAGGAGAAACATATAAATAGATCCTTGACAATGAAACCATCACAATCAGCGATGATCTCCTCCATTAACAGCCACATTAGCCAAAGCCCTGCAAGTGCCACaagatttgagaattattgtcaCAGCAACAAAATACAATGTTAGTACTCTTAAAAGCAGTATAAACAACCAATAATTTTTCATGTAATCAAATAGAAAGTTCCCTAATTCTTGAATATGAAATAGGCTCAGATAACAATTTTTAAAAGGTAGAAGAcccaaaaaaattttctaaaagcAATTGCAGAAAACTTCCCAAGTCACTTTTTCctcggataaattttgacaattgttcctgaacttatctagttgtaacattacagtccctcaacttaaaaatgtaacataaaatctaatcaactttcaaattttgcacagtaaaatccctctaacctctaattactagtttttcagttagacgctgatctGAACAATTCCAACATggagcttagtcaatatttctcttttctctctcaagccatgtgtaaattgaatcatttttctctctatagacagaataatttttcatgcataaagagaataattttacaccttgtataagagagaagagagaaatgttgactaagtgtCATGTGAGAGTTATTTACATCCGtttttaactgaaaaatcagtagttGAAAGTCAAAAGGATTTTACTgcataaaatttgaaagtttaggggattttatgttatattttaaagttaaaggactgtagtgttacaaatatataagttcaaggacagttattgaaatttatccctTTTTCCTCTGGTCCAGGAGAATGCTGAATAGTGAATACCTCTTTCAGCATCTAACTTGCCCATTAAGTTTCACCTTAAAAATATACAAGTTTGACAATAAGGATGCACCTATAAAACTTACTAATTTCAGGCAGTGAGAATAAAGTAAAAGCAGAATATAAATGTCTAATTAGACGCCACCGTTAAACTAGGATTTGAATATTTATCAAAGGTTGTAAAGGAAGTTCATTTATAATGAAAAGTTAGAAAGCCATTTGCTCATAAATGTCTAGACGAAGCCATTAGTCTAGGAAGTGAATACCTACCAAACAGAAGTGCTGAAGGAAACTTGTTTATTGAAGGTAACAAAGTGAGAGAAAATAATTACCAGATAACTAATACAACATGAATAAGGACTAAATAAAAAGTGCAAGATAACTAAAAGTTTCATCTCAATTAAAGTACATAACGGTTTAAGCATATAATCATGCAAGATGAAAGAGAGTGTCTTCAAACTAGCAATAaactactaattaattaattaacaccATATGAAAAGTGAGAAAAATACGCCATTACGTTAAAATAAGGAGCATAACCTATGGTGAGGACTGTGACTTTAATTTTAAACACTTCCACTATCTGAATTGGGCAAACAGCCCACTATTCTCAATGAATATCAAGCACAAGATTGATTCTGTTTAATGTGTAAAATGCAATATACCTTTCCAGCAGGCGAGCTTGTTCTAAATTTTGCACGTTATTGTTGTTCTCGAACAGTCACTAATAAGAACATTTAATTTGTCAATATTGTTGGCTTTTATCCCTTATGCATACATTGTTTTTCATATTACCATGCAATTTTCCATTTTGAGAAAGagaagaatgaaaaaaaaaatccccaTAACAGGTATGTTAAATGCACAATTTACAAGTTAAATAAGTCCAGATACAAATATCTACACACCTCCTAAACATATCCCCATCAGCACATATTCACAGACATGCACAAAAACATGTGCGCCATCTATGACCATCAACTGGtgttaaatgatttgaaaattaaaaataaagtaaaattttttacTTCCAGCAAGTCTCTTTTTATCAGGTCATTATGCCACAATTCCTCATACATTCTTGCAAATCCAAGACAAGTGCATGCACGCGTGcacgcgcacacacacacacacacacacagagaccACAGGCAAGTAAGAAAAATGCAAAAATCAATCCTAATAAAACAATTCAAGAAAGCATGCACATTCCACATGTCCCCTGGGCTGACTATGATGTAGAATAAAGAAGAACAAGGATAAAGAAAGGAACAAATCCTTAGGATAAAGAGAACTAATTCTCGATAATTTTATTATCTCAATAATAATCATGATCAAAAGCTATTGAATAATAGAAAATTAGCACAATCTATAGAGCTTACAACCCTCATCAATTTAGGAATAGAAACCCAATAAACtctaattaggaatactaaacAAGATAAACTTGAAAATAATAtgcctaataataataaaattcctaaagaataaaaaccctttaaatttcctaattttataataattaaaatttctaaataaaaCACTAAGCTTCTTATACTGCATCAGAATAATTGTAGGTTTTTGTCCTGTTAGTGTTCGTATTTGAATCACTCTCTGGAACTAAACTTTCTATGTCATTTAAGCATAGCTGCCATCCTCATGAATAAACAAAGAAGTTCATCTGCAGTCCAGTTAAGGTGAAATAACAAGCTCCAAGTTCAAAAGTCCATTCTTGTGTTATCAACATCTGAACTTTGACTGTTAATTACAAATAATCACAATTAGTGGAGTCCACCCAATTTCAACCAATATATCATTGCTTGTCCACAACTCCACTGTatgttcaaattttcttttcaaggTCCCTCTCAAAACAATGAATAAAATTCAATTAGCATTAGGGCTGCCTTCCTACAAGAATTTAAATATATGGCCACTAGTGCGCAGTTTGGCATACCATAGGATCAAGTGGCCTCTTGAATCATTGAAAAGAGGGAAAGCCACAATCAAAAcaacaaaatacaaaaataatggAAACAACTGCAAACATCTTTCCTATGCGTCATTGAACAAGAAGATGAATAGCAAATCACATAATCATCTCAACAGTGACAAACATGAAGAAAGCaatattttacaagttcaatggatTATATGTTTTACAAAATTTAATATGCACATATGTATATGCTTTTGCACGCAATTACAAAATAAACCAAATCACCGAATAAAAATGCTTCGCTAAGCAACACTATCTCCAGCAGCCAAGATTTTAGAATGGTATAGTTCACAGAAACTTCAAAACTGGCACAGGATTTCACAACACGTAGTTTTCAGAACTTGTTTGGCCAAAAAATTATTCAGCAAGCTAGTATTGAATGCAACTGCGAAAATTATCACATAGAAGGCTAGATGatgaggaaaaggaaaataaCAGCAcgttcaaacacaaaacattgcTTCCATTCCAAGCTCATTATACAGAAAATAACTTCAACCTGAAACTAAAATCCTCACCGCAGCAAACCCAAATGAAAAAGCGATGCATGCATCTAATAATACACACTAGCAAATTAAGACATCAATGGAATTACAAACAGAAAACAAGAAGGATtaaaaaaaacacaaaaaaaaaaaaaaaaacaaagaccaACTGATTTCCGCAAAATTCAAATCCAATTCAATCGATCAAAGATACCAAAAACAGAAGGAGAAAAAGGAAGTGGGGAGTCAAACTCACTTTTTATGGCGCCGACCCTTCTTTAGACCCCAGCCCTCCAATTTAGCGATAGGACATCCACACCTCGCTCGGAAAAGCAAAACAGCCCTCCCATTAGGTGGAGCCATCTTCCGCAATTCAGCTCGCAGACACTCATAATCAGGATTCCCTTCACTCCCACCTTTCCATGGCAACTTATCTATCTCCTTAGCCCCACTGGATTTCACACGATCCTCCGTCTGCAACTGCAAATCGAACTCCATCGCCTTCTTCAACCCCTTGCATCCAGACTTCTCGCACTTGCGAGATCTGGGCCCGCAGCAGAACTCAACAAAAAGGATAGAAAGGAGGAACAGCGCCAAAAAGCCGCAAATGTAGGGTACGGGAGGGATATGGACGGAAAGATGGGGGGAAGAGTGAGAGAGGATAATGGAAAGGGAGCGAAAGATATAGGAAAAGTAAGAAGTTAAGAGGAAAATCCCAGAGAAAAGAACCAGAATCAGAATTAGAATGTCGAGGGTGGCAGATGGAGAGTGTTTACacagaagggaagaagaagaagaagaagaagaagagggagttgaattagggttagggtttgatgaggaagaagaagagaatttgaGGGGTTTTGAGGAGGAAGAGGGAGAGGGCATGGTGAAAAGGAGTAGGTGCATGTTAAACAGAGAAATCACAATATCGGGAACGGGTTTTTCCTTTTACAATATATACACGCGTCTCATTTTTCTCTGGCAGCTCGGTCGTGGTGAGCGAAGGCGCTACACAACGCGCGGCCGGCGAGAGTGGGAGGTTTTGCTTGAAACAATTAAATACTTATTTTTTTATGTGCTAAACAAAGAAATATTCTTTTCTTCAGTTACATTGTTACGTATACGAAAAATTGGGAAAATaa belongs to Hevea brasiliensis isolate MT/VB/25A 57/8 chromosome 4, ASM3005281v1, whole genome shotgun sequence and includes:
- the LOC110644805 gene encoding uncharacterized protein At5g19025 isoform X2, whose translation is MHLLLFTMPSPSSSSKPLKFSSSSSSNPNPNSTPSSSSSSSSSLLCKHSPSATLDILILILVLFSGIFLLTSYFSYIFRSLSIILSHSSPHLSVHIPPVPYICGFLALFLLSILFVEFCCGPRSRKCEKSGCKGLKKAMEFDLQLQTEDRVKSSGAKEIDKLPWKGGSEGNPDYECLRAELRKMAPPNGRAVLLFRARCGCPIAKLEGWGLKKGRRHKNDCSRTTITCKI
- the LOC110644805 gene encoding uncharacterized protein At5g19025 isoform X1, with protein sequence MHLLLFTMPSPSSSSKPLKFSSSSSSNPNPNSTPSSSSSSSSSLLCKHSPSATLDILILILVLFSGIFLLTSYFSYIFRSLSIILSHSSPHLSVHIPPVPYICGFLALFLLSILFVEFCCGPRSRKCEKSGCKGLKKAMEFDLQLQTEDRVKSSGAKEIDKLPWKGGSEGNPDYECLRAELRKMAPPNGRAVLLFRARCGCPIAKLEGWGLKKGRRHKKALANVAVNGGDHR